The following proteins are encoded in a genomic region of Ptychodera flava strain L36383 chromosome 23 unlocalized genomic scaffold, AS_Pfla_20210202 Scaffold_24__1_contigs__length_23054250_pilon, whole genome shotgun sequence:
- the LOC139125012 gene encoding multiple epidermal growth factor-like domains protein 10, whose protein sequence is MHNFCEDNCLHCYNGNDCRPQDKSCICTPGWYGDRCNHQCGYDNERSNVGMTCPENCLECNNDTGDCISCVAGWIGINCELPYLLSDNGVAGVDTTRVCICPERSDNSSLNNSTRQVTECTSSNDKSVFYSHILIIVILVLAPGNIILLIMCAVRRMKRTRNTHRIESPMFDYSTIDYTQMTQINRDINISRIERSNSSGANEYEASYDSISLPYQSLQDFSMDKYEIPLKEQDHMASKLAGVLFIENVSQRLNGTSIPTTANREAGGRN, encoded by the exons ATGCACAATTTTTGTGAAGACAATTGCCTACACTGTTACAACGGAAATGACTGTAGACCTCAGGACAAATCATGTATCTGTACACCCGGTTGGTATGGTGATCGATGTAATCATCAGTGTGGTTACGATAATGAACGTAGTAACGTAGGAATGACATGTCCCGAGAACTGCTTGGAATGCAACAATGATACTGGTGACTGTATATCTTGTGTAGCAGGATGGATAGGCATAAACTGTGAACTGCCATATCTCCTGAGTGATAACGGGGTAGCTGGTGTTGATACGACTAGAGTATGTATCTGTCCAGAGAG GAGtgataacagtagtttaaacaACAGTACAAGGCAAG TAACGGAGTGCACATCTAGTAACGACAAATCAGTATTTTACTCGCACATCTTGATCATAGTAATTCTTGTTCTGGCACCGGGCAATATCATTTTACTGATAATGTGTGCTGTCCGTCGTATGAAGAGAACAAGAAACACACACAG AATCGAGTCACCGATGTTTGATTATTCGACCATTGACTACACTCAGATGACACAGATAAACAGGG ATATTAATATATCAAGAATTGAACGAAGCAACAGTAGCGGTGCCAATGAATACGAAGCGTCTTACGATAGTATCTCACTTCCGTACCAATCTCTTCAGGACTTCAGTATGGATAAATATGAGATTCCTTTGAAAGAGCAAGACCACATGGCTAGTAAACTTGCCGGGGTTCTGTTTATAGAGAATGTATCACAAAGACTAAATG GTACCAGTATACCAACAACTGCAAACAGAGAGGCTGGTGGTCGTAACTAA